The following proteins are co-located in the Micromonospora coriariae genome:
- a CDS encoding response regulator transcription factor has product MRVLVVEDERNLADAIARGLRKRGMAVDVAYDGDAGHEAAFVTRYDVVVLDRDLPGVHGDQICADLAASGALTRVLMLTASGTVADRVEGLQLGADDYLPKPFAFDELVARVQALGRRATPAAPPVLELADLVLDPARRVATRAGVPVDLTNKEFGVLSELLKARGAVVSSEELLERVWDANTDPFTTIVRVTVMTLRKKLGEPPLIETVVGAGYRTAEAVS; this is encoded by the coding sequence ATGCGGGTACTGGTGGTGGAGGACGAGCGCAACCTCGCCGACGCGATCGCGCGCGGGTTGCGCAAGCGGGGGATGGCGGTCGACGTGGCCTACGACGGTGACGCCGGCCACGAGGCGGCGTTCGTCACGCGGTACGACGTCGTCGTGCTGGACCGCGACCTGCCCGGCGTGCACGGCGACCAGATCTGCGCCGACCTGGCCGCCTCCGGCGCGTTGACCCGGGTGCTGATGCTGACCGCGAGCGGCACGGTGGCCGACCGGGTGGAGGGGTTGCAGCTCGGCGCGGACGACTACCTGCCCAAACCGTTCGCCTTCGACGAGCTGGTCGCCCGGGTGCAGGCGCTGGGCCGGCGGGCCACCCCGGCCGCGCCGCCGGTGCTCGAACTGGCCGATCTGGTGCTCGACCCGGCCCGCCGGGTCGCCACCCGGGCCGGCGTGCCGGTCGACCTGACCAACAAGGAGTTCGGGGTGCTCAGCGAGCTGCTCAAGGCGCGCGGCGCGGTGGTGTCCAGCGAGGAGCTGCTGGAACGGGTCTGGGACGCCAACACGGACCCGTTCACCACGATCGTCCGGGTCACCGTGATGACACTGCGTAAGAAGCTCGGCGAACCGCCGCTGATCGAGACGGTGGTCGGCGCGGGTTACCGCACCGCTGAGGCCGTGTCATGA
- a CDS encoding peptidase C39 family protein, translating to MTIAAPPALRDIAYRGFHLPTDRAAGTGDGLRADDRGLTPADADPPAARGSWTSPPVRVGFPVAEVVPSWTADTPDGCWIEVELRGWHGNGPSTGWYLLARWAADDRAVRRTSVPGQRDGDARVDTDTLIVTGATVTGWQARVTLCRPPGSPAGPVLRSIGAVATGHPPTDPSDEPEPGGDRQPTAGAGRGRVLDVPRYSQRLHAGQHPQWGGGGDSWCSPTCTSMVLAYWDAGPAPERYAWVEPPGPRPVVVHAARHCYDHGYAGAGNWPFNTAYAGLHGVEAFVTRLRSLAEAEAFIAAGIPLIVSAAFRAGEVPGLAYDTRGHLMVLVGFTADGDPVLNDPYAPDDDAVRRTVPRRRFEVAWQRGSGGVAYVLRPASVPLPPPPAQANW from the coding sequence ATGACCATCGCGGCACCACCTGCCCTGCGGGACATCGCCTACCGGGGCTTTCACCTACCAACGGACCGGGCGGCCGGCACCGGTGACGGCCTGCGCGCCGACGACCGGGGGCTGACCCCGGCCGACGCGGACCCGCCGGCGGCCCGGGGCAGCTGGACGTCACCACCGGTCCGGGTCGGTTTCCCGGTCGCCGAGGTGGTGCCGTCCTGGACCGCCGACACTCCCGACGGCTGCTGGATCGAGGTCGAGCTGCGCGGCTGGCACGGGAACGGGCCGAGCACAGGTTGGTACCTGCTGGCCCGCTGGGCGGCCGACGACCGCGCGGTGCGGCGCACCTCGGTGCCCGGGCAGCGCGACGGCGACGCCCGGGTGGACACCGACACGCTGATCGTGACAGGTGCGACGGTCACCGGCTGGCAGGCCCGGGTGACCCTGTGCCGGCCGCCGGGCAGCCCGGCCGGCCCGGTGCTGCGCAGCATCGGCGCGGTCGCCACCGGCCACCCGCCGACCGATCCGTCCGATGAGCCGGAGCCGGGCGGCGACCGGCAGCCGACCGCCGGCGCCGGCCGCGGAAGGGTGCTGGACGTGCCCCGCTACTCGCAGCGGCTGCACGCCGGCCAGCACCCGCAGTGGGGTGGCGGCGGCGACTCCTGGTGCAGCCCCACCTGTACCTCGATGGTGCTCGCCTACTGGGATGCCGGGCCGGCGCCGGAGCGCTACGCCTGGGTGGAGCCGCCCGGCCCGCGCCCGGTGGTGGTGCACGCCGCCCGGCACTGCTACGACCACGGGTACGCCGGGGCCGGCAACTGGCCGTTCAACACCGCGTACGCCGGGCTGCACGGGGTGGAGGCGTTCGTCACCCGGCTGCGGTCGCTGGCCGAGGCCGAGGCGTTCATCGCCGCCGGCATCCCGTTGATCGTCTCCGCCGCGTTCCGGGCCGGCGAGGTGCCGGGGCTGGCGTACGACACCAGGGGGCACCTGATGGTGCTGGTCGGCTTCACCGCCGACGGTGACCCGGTGCTCAACGACCCGTACGCGCCGGACGACGACGCGGTACGCCGGACCGTGCCCCGACGGCGGTTCGAGGTGGCCTGGCAGCGGGGCAGCGGTGGGGTGGCGTACGTGCTGCGGCCGGCGTCGGTGCCGCTGCCCCCGCCGCCCGCCCAGGCCAACTGGTGA
- a CDS encoding APC family permease: protein MASPTSLLKRLLLGRPFRSDRLQHTLLPKRIALPVFASDALSSVAYAPDEILLTLSIAGASAYVFSPWIALAVVVVMLTVVASYRQNVHAYPSGGGDYEVATVNLGPKFGVGVASALLVDYVLTVAVSVSSGVANLGSVVPFVATHKVMIAVAAVVLLSAVNLRGLRESGTAFAIPTYGFVIVMGGMLLTGLVRVFVLGDELRAPSADLVIQAEHSVTGFALIFLLLRTFSSGAAALTGVEAISNGVPAFKAPKSRNAATTLLLLGTISVSMLVGIIWLARLTHLQFVEDPALQIVSGPEGYVQKTVTTQLGETVFGSGSILLYVVAGVTALILFLAANTAFNGFPVLGSILAQDRYLPRQFHTRGDRLAFSNGIVFLALFAIVLIVGFQAEVTRLIQLYIVGVFVSFTVSQAGMIRHWNRHLRTERDPEARRRMHRSRAINTFGMGLTGTVLVIVLITKFLLGAWIAIAAMAVIYLLMLAIRGHYDRVARELTPPDEGRAVLPARNHAIVLVSKLHQPTLRAIAYARATRPDTLTAVTVNVDDKDTRDLQAEWERREMAIPLTVIHSPYREITRPILDFVASTRRQSPRDVVTVFIPEYVVGRWWENLLHNQSALRLKGRLLFEPGVMVVSVPWQLASTASKNLDRLDATLSRTPARGPRVAPRGTLPPVVPPVVSAPSGENGPVDGGPVGTGRD, encoded by the coding sequence GTGGCCAGTCCCACCTCGCTGCTGAAGCGGCTGCTCCTCGGTCGACCGTTCCGGTCCGACCGGCTGCAGCACACCCTCCTGCCGAAGCGCATCGCGCTGCCCGTGTTCGCCTCCGACGCGCTGTCCAGCGTCGCGTACGCGCCCGACGAGATCCTGCTGACCCTCTCCATCGCCGGCGCGTCGGCGTACGTCTTCTCGCCGTGGATCGCCCTCGCGGTGGTCGTGGTGATGCTGACGGTGGTGGCCAGCTACCGGCAGAACGTGCACGCCTACCCCTCCGGGGGCGGGGACTACGAGGTGGCCACTGTCAACCTGGGCCCGAAGTTCGGCGTCGGCGTGGCCAGCGCCCTGCTGGTCGACTACGTCCTCACGGTGGCGGTGTCGGTCTCCTCCGGCGTGGCCAACCTGGGCTCGGTGGTGCCCTTCGTGGCCACCCACAAGGTCATGATCGCGGTGGCGGCGGTGGTGCTGCTGAGCGCGGTGAACCTGCGCGGCCTGCGTGAGTCGGGCACCGCGTTCGCCATCCCCACCTACGGCTTCGTGATCGTGATGGGCGGGATGCTGCTCACCGGGCTCGTCCGGGTCTTCGTGCTGGGCGACGAACTCCGCGCGCCGAGCGCCGATCTGGTGATCCAGGCCGAGCACAGCGTGACCGGTTTCGCGCTGATCTTCCTGCTGCTGCGGACGTTCAGCTCGGGCGCCGCCGCACTCACCGGAGTCGAGGCGATCTCCAACGGGGTTCCGGCGTTCAAGGCGCCGAAGAGCCGCAACGCCGCCACCACCCTGCTGCTGCTCGGCACCATCTCGGTGAGCATGCTGGTCGGGATCATCTGGCTGGCCCGGCTGACCCACCTGCAGTTCGTCGAGGACCCGGCCCTGCAGATCGTCTCCGGCCCCGAGGGGTACGTGCAGAAGACCGTCACCACCCAGCTCGGCGAGACGGTCTTCGGCTCCGGGTCGATCCTGCTCTACGTGGTGGCCGGGGTGACCGCCCTGATCCTGTTCCTGGCCGCGAACACCGCGTTCAACGGCTTCCCGGTGCTCGGCTCGATCCTCGCGCAGGACCGTTACCTGCCCCGGCAGTTCCACACCCGGGGCGATCGGCTGGCCTTCTCCAACGGCATCGTCTTCCTCGCCCTCTTCGCGATCGTGCTGATCGTCGGCTTCCAGGCCGAGGTGACCCGGCTCATCCAGCTCTACATCGTCGGGGTCTTCGTCTCGTTCACCGTCTCCCAGGCCGGCATGATCCGGCACTGGAACCGGCACCTGCGCACCGAGCGGGACCCGGAGGCGCGCCGGCGGATGCACCGCTCCCGGGCCATCAACACGTTCGGCATGGGCCTGACCGGTACGGTGCTGGTGATCGTGCTGATCACCAAGTTCCTGCTCGGCGCCTGGATCGCGATCGCCGCGATGGCGGTGATCTACCTGTTGATGCTCGCCATCCGTGGGCACTACGACCGGGTCGCCCGGGAGCTGACCCCACCGGACGAGGGTCGCGCAGTGCTGCCCGCCCGCAACCACGCGATCGTGCTGGTCAGCAAGCTGCACCAGCCGACCCTGCGGGCCATCGCGTACGCCCGGGCCACCCGGCCGGACACGCTGACCGCGGTGACCGTGAACGTGGACGACAAGGACACCCGGGACCTCCAGGCCGAGTGGGAACGGCGGGAGATGGCAATCCCACTCACCGTGATCCACTCGCCGTACCGGGAGATCACCCGGCCGATCCTGGACTTCGTCGCCTCCACCCGACGCCAGTCACCCCGGGACGTGGTCACCGTCTTCATCCCGGAGTACGTGGTCGGGCGCTGGTGGGAGAACCTGCTGCACAACCAGAGCGCGCTGCGCCTCAAGGGGCGCCTGCTCTTCGAACCGGGGGTGATGGTGGTCAGCGTCCCGTGGCAGCTCGCCTCGACCGCGAGCAAGAACCTGGACCGGCTGGACGCCACGCTGTCCCGGACCCCGGCGCGCGGGCCACGGGTGGCCCCGCGCGGCACCCTGCCGCCGGTCGTACCGCCCGTGGTCTCCGCGCCGTCCGGCGAGAACGGGCCGGTCGACGGCGGCCCGGTCGGGACCGGCCGTGACTGA
- a CDS encoding anhydro-N-acetylmuramic acid kinase encodes MRIVGLMSGTSYDGVDVVAAEFSSEGETLWLRPLGHRGLDYDERLRAEIAALLPPAATTIEAVCRLDNRLGEVFAEAAAVGLELAGGRADAVVSPGQTVFHWVADGVALGTLQLGAVARVAARVGVPVLSDLRSADIALGGQGAPLVPAFDALLLDPADSVAAPRAALNLGGIANLTVVAPEAPVLGYDVGPANALLDAAARRFLDRPCDLDGARAAAGRVHQGLLADLLAEPYYAAPPPKSTGKELFHAGYLDRRLAALGESVPVDDLLATLTELTARVVAAECDRHDVVEVVAAGGGVRNPTLLGRLAALGAGRWRLRGTDELGVPAQAKEAYAFALLGWLSWHGLPGSLPSVTGATRGAVLGSWTPAGPAYPGTPADPPRRLRIRS; translated from the coding sequence ATGCGGATCGTCGGGTTGATGTCGGGGACGTCGTACGACGGGGTGGACGTGGTGGCGGCGGAGTTCAGCTCCGAGGGGGAGACCCTTTGGCTGCGCCCGCTGGGGCACCGCGGCCTGGACTACGACGAGCGGCTGCGCGCCGAGATCGCCGCGCTGCTGCCGCCGGCGGCCACCACCATCGAGGCGGTCTGCCGGCTCGACAACCGCCTCGGCGAGGTCTTCGCGGAGGCGGCGGCGGTCGGCCTGGAGCTGGCCGGTGGGCGGGCCGACGCGGTGGTCTCGCCCGGACAGACGGTCTTCCACTGGGTCGCCGACGGGGTGGCCCTGGGCACCCTGCAACTGGGCGCGGTGGCCCGGGTGGCCGCCCGGGTCGGCGTACCGGTGCTCAGCGACCTCCGCTCGGCGGACATCGCCCTCGGCGGGCAGGGCGCGCCGCTGGTGCCGGCCTTCGACGCGTTGCTGCTGGACCCGGCCGACAGCGTCGCCGCGCCGCGCGCGGCGCTGAACCTCGGCGGCATCGCCAACCTCACAGTGGTCGCGCCGGAGGCGCCGGTGCTCGGCTACGACGTGGGCCCGGCCAACGCCCTGCTGGACGCGGCGGCCCGGCGCTTCCTGGACCGGCCGTGTGACCTCGACGGTGCCCGGGCGGCCGCCGGCCGGGTGCACCAGGGGTTGCTCGCCGACCTGCTGGCCGAGCCGTACTACGCGGCGCCGCCGCCGAAATCCACAGGCAAGGAACTGTTCCACGCCGGCTACCTGGACCGGCGGCTCGCCGCGCTCGGCGAGTCGGTGCCGGTGGACGACCTCCTGGCCACGCTGACCGAGCTGACCGCCCGGGTGGTGGCCGCCGAGTGCGACCGGCATGACGTGGTCGAGGTGGTCGCCGCTGGCGGTGGTGTGCGCAACCCCACCCTGCTGGGCCGGCTCGCCGCGCTGGGCGCGGGCAGGTGGCGGCTGCGCGGCACCGACGAGCTGGGCGTGCCCGCGCAGGCCAAGGAGGCGTACGCCTTCGCGCTGCTCGGCTGGCTGTCCTGGCACGGTCTGCCCGGGTCGCTTCCGTCGGTGACCGGCGCCACCCGGGGCGCGGTGCTCGGCTCCTGGACCCCGGCCGGTCCGGCGTACCCCGGCACGCCGGCCGATCCGCCGCGCCGGCTGCGGATCCGGTCCTGA
- a CDS encoding class I SAM-dependent RNA methyltransferase — translation MTEPGVRRAETPPPERGLAEAELVELTVDAVAPGGHCVARVDGQVVFVRHALPGERVIAEVTEVHRGFVRADAVTVLEASPDRVEPPCPYAKPGACGGCDLQHVAADAQLAWKAAVVREQLVRLGGLPDAELDRLGVRVEALPGGLLGWRSRVRYAVDAADRAGLLKHRSHEVVPIDRCRIAHPAIQQLPVLTPTGARWPAAEAVETVASTGGDVTVAEVRDGVATPVSGPTVVREVAAGRDWALPASAFWQVHPAAADTLSAAVLELLDPRPGEVAWDLYGGAGLFAAGLAARVGATGRVTLVEAAAQGVAAARENLADLPRVEVVSARVETALARRRITGPVDVVVLDPPRSGAGAPVVRALAAAGPRAVAYVACDPAAFARDVRTFAELGWRLEALRGFDLFPMTQHVELVGLLLPPAGR, via the coding sequence GTGACTGAGCCGGGCGTACGGCGGGCCGAGACACCACCGCCGGAGCGTGGGCTGGCCGAGGCCGAGCTTGTCGAGCTGACCGTCGACGCCGTCGCCCCCGGTGGGCACTGCGTGGCCCGGGTCGACGGCCAGGTCGTCTTCGTCCGGCACGCGCTGCCCGGCGAGCGGGTGATCGCCGAGGTCACCGAGGTGCACCGGGGGTTCGTCCGGGCCGACGCGGTGACCGTGCTGGAAGCCTCGCCGGACCGGGTCGAGCCGCCCTGCCCGTACGCGAAGCCGGGCGCCTGCGGTGGCTGCGACCTGCAACACGTCGCCGCGGACGCGCAGCTGGCCTGGAAGGCCGCCGTGGTGCGCGAGCAGTTGGTCCGCCTCGGCGGGCTCCCCGACGCCGAGCTGGACCGGCTCGGCGTCCGGGTCGAGGCGCTGCCCGGCGGGCTGCTGGGCTGGCGCTCCCGGGTCCGCTACGCGGTGGACGCCGCCGACCGGGCCGGTCTGCTCAAGCACCGCTCGCACGAGGTGGTGCCGATCGACCGCTGCCGGATCGCCCACCCGGCCATCCAGCAGCTGCCGGTGCTCACCCCGACCGGCGCGCGCTGGCCGGCGGCCGAGGCGGTGGAGACCGTCGCCAGCACCGGCGGGGACGTGACAGTCGCGGAGGTCCGCGACGGCGTGGCGACCCCGGTGAGCGGGCCGACCGTGGTCCGCGAGGTGGCCGCCGGGCGGGACTGGGCGCTCCCCGCGTCCGCCTTCTGGCAGGTGCATCCGGCGGCGGCGGACACTTTGTCGGCAGCCGTGCTGGAACTGCTGGACCCGCGGCCGGGGGAGGTGGCCTGGGACCTCTACGGCGGCGCCGGGCTGTTCGCCGCCGGGCTGGCCGCCCGGGTCGGTGCGACCGGCCGGGTGACCCTGGTGGAGGCGGCCGCGCAGGGCGTCGCGGCCGCCCGGGAGAACCTGGCCGACCTGCCCCGGGTCGAGGTGGTGTCGGCCCGGGTCGAGACGGCGCTGGCCCGCCGACGGATCACCGGCCCGGTCGACGTGGTGGTCCTCGACCCGCCGCGCTCCGGGGCGGGCGCCCCGGTGGTGCGCGCGCTCGCCGCCGCCGGTCCGCGCGCGGTCGCGTACGTGGCCTGTGACCCGGCCGCCTTCGCCCGGGACGTACGCACCTTCGCCGAGCTGGGTTGGCGGCTGGAGGCACTGCGCGGCTTCGACCTGTTCCCGATGACCCAGCACGTCGAGCTGGTCGGGCTGCTGCTCCCGCCGGCCGGGCGTTAG
- a CDS encoding potassium channel family protein — MHVVIMGCGRVGSTLAHSLESRGHSVSVIDQDADAFRRLGPDFAGITVTGAGFDGDVLRQAGIERADAFAAVSSGDNSNIISARLARETFGVSRVAARIYDQRRAQVYERLGIPTVATVRWTADRMLRHLVPEGNVEIFRDPTSTVSIVEVPVHKDWVGRPVRALEEATGARVAYLIRFGIGTLPTASTVVQEGDQVFMLVSDDIVATVTSVAATPPEGGQ, encoded by the coding sequence GTGCACGTCGTGATCATGGGATGTGGTCGGGTCGGGTCGACCCTCGCCCACAGCCTGGAGTCCCGGGGGCACTCGGTTTCGGTGATCGACCAGGACGCCGACGCCTTCCGCCGGCTCGGTCCCGACTTCGCCGGGATCACGGTGACCGGGGCGGGCTTCGACGGCGACGTGCTGCGGCAGGCCGGCATCGAGCGGGCGGACGCCTTCGCCGCGGTCTCCAGCGGCGACAACTCCAACATCATCTCAGCTCGGCTGGCCCGGGAAACGTTCGGCGTGTCCCGGGTCGCGGCCCGCATCTACGACCAGCGCCGGGCGCAGGTCTACGAGCGGCTGGGCATCCCCACCGTGGCGACCGTGCGCTGGACGGCCGACCGGATGCTGCGGCACCTGGTGCCGGAGGGCAACGTGGAGATCTTCCGCGACCCGACGAGCACGGTGTCGATCGTCGAGGTTCCGGTGCACAAGGACTGGGTCGGCCGGCCGGTACGCGCCCTGGAGGAGGCGACCGGGGCCCGGGTGGCCTACCTGATCCGCTTCGGCATCGGCACGCTGCCCACCGCCTCGACCGTCGTACAGGAGGGTGACCAGGTCTTCATGCTGGTCAGTGACGACATCGTGGCGACGGTCACGTCGGTGGCGGCGACGCCGCCGGAAGGGGGGCAGTGA
- a CDS encoding outer membrane protein assembly factor BamB family protein, giving the protein MTGPVIDLGELRHEPEPDTRPRRPRANGRPLRCALVLLFVLATLVAAGPVSRRAVVPLPARLGANVVVTDDLFLVIDPITPQTPQRRLAAYRLPGGEPVWQVPLPAEGRYWGVTPLAGMLLVTGYEVGSEGRGALTVVLDRATGAYRWQQPGSPVELADGNILFQPGGEDEPGSLRVVDTCCGTVRWQLTTAPGEINYGTAGNAVDRVLLRNADGSFEIRDAATGRVLTRARLRVGGGAYETVQVVDGLLFTVGGTPAMVTAYGLDQLDQRWSTTADGSLYATGCDPVVCLQTRSGRLRAVDPATGRELWSSERWGWVWPVAGRLVATTLSSAGPGAEQLVVLDPPTGRVLADLGRWELAGSDLGGPMIGLRRHPDGGLLVAELDVRAGTVRMLDVLPDANGECQASPGRLLCRRVDGSYGLWRLPD; this is encoded by the coding sequence GTGACCGGCCCGGTGATCGACCTCGGTGAGCTGCGGCACGAGCCGGAGCCCGACACGCGGCCCCGCCGGCCTCGCGCCAACGGCCGACCGCTGCGCTGCGCGCTGGTCCTGCTCTTCGTGCTGGCCACCCTCGTCGCCGCCGGACCGGTGTCCCGGCGGGCCGTGGTGCCGCTGCCGGCCCGGCTCGGGGCCAATGTGGTGGTCACGGATGACCTGTTCCTGGTCATCGATCCGATCACCCCCCAGACGCCGCAGCGGCGGCTGGCCGCCTACCGGCTGCCCGGCGGCGAGCCGGTCTGGCAGGTGCCGTTGCCCGCGGAGGGCCGCTACTGGGGAGTCACGCCGCTGGCCGGGATGCTGCTGGTCACCGGGTACGAGGTTGGCTCCGAGGGGCGGGGCGCACTCACCGTGGTGCTGGACCGGGCGACCGGGGCGTATCGGTGGCAGCAGCCGGGCAGCCCCGTCGAGCTGGCCGACGGCAACATCCTGTTCCAGCCCGGCGGCGAGGACGAGCCGGGCAGCCTGCGCGTGGTCGATACCTGCTGCGGCACAGTGCGCTGGCAGCTGACCACCGCCCCGGGTGAGATCAACTACGGGACGGCCGGGAATGCGGTGGACCGGGTGCTGCTCAGGAACGCGGACGGGTCGTTCGAGATACGCGACGCGGCCACCGGCAGGGTGCTGACCCGGGCCCGCCTGCGGGTGGGCGGCGGGGCCTACGAGACCGTGCAGGTGGTGGACGGCCTCCTGTTCACCGTCGGCGGGACTCCGGCCATGGTCACCGCCTACGGGCTGGACCAGCTGGACCAGCGCTGGAGCACCACCGCCGACGGCTCGCTGTACGCGACCGGCTGCGACCCCGTCGTCTGCCTGCAGACCCGTTCCGGTCGGCTGCGGGCGGTCGACCCTGCGACCGGCCGGGAGCTCTGGAGCAGCGAGCGTTGGGGGTGGGTCTGGCCGGTCGCCGGCCGGCTGGTGGCCACCACGTTGAGCAGCGCCGGCCCCGGGGCGGAGCAACTGGTCGTGCTCGATCCGCCGACCGGTCGGGTGCTGGCCGACCTGGGCCGCTGGGAGCTGGCCGGCTCCGATCTCGGGGGCCCGATGATCGGGCTACGCCGGCATCCCGACGGCGGGCTGCTCGTCGCCGAGCTGGATGTGCGTGCCGGCACGGTGCGGATGCTGGACGTGCTGCCGGACGCGAACGGGGAGTGCCAGGCGAGCCCGGGCCGGCTGCTGTGCCGCCGGGTCGACGGCTCGTACGGGCTGTGGCGGTTGCCCGACTGA
- the dxs gene encoding 1-deoxy-D-xylulose-5-phosphate synthase gives MSVEEDTANHGRLLGTVRGPQDVKRMSGEELDVLAAEIRDFLIAKVSRTGGHVGPNLGVVELTLAMHRVFDSPRDRLLFDTGHQAYVHKILTGRQAGFDKLRQRGGLSGYPSQAESEHDLIENSHASTALSYADGLAKAYALRGEARSVVAVVGDGALTGGMCWEALNNIATAGNSLVIVVNDNGRSYSPTIGGLADHLSSLRLNPGYEKVLDTVKDALGSTPLVGKPMYEVLHAVKKGIKDAVAPQAMFEDLGIKYVGPVDGHDVAAVESALRAAKNFGGPVIVHAVTRKGYGYRPAEEDEADCLHGPGSAFDVETGALLAAPSVKWTHVFADELLAVADERPDVVGITAAMAEPTGIAKLARKYPERVYDVGIAEQHAATSAAGLALGGLHPVVAVYATFLNRAFDQVLLDVAMHKLPVTFVLDRAGITGPDGPSHYGIWDMSVFGVVPGLRIAAPRDAATLREELREAVAVNDGPTVVRFPTGAVAADLPALRRVGPVDVLAESARTDVLLVAVGSFGQLGMEVAARVAEQGYGVTVVDPRWVRPVPAELVELAAGHRLVVSVEDGVRVGGVGDALGQAMRDADVRVPLKDLGVPADWHPHGTRAQILADLGLTAQDVARNVTGWISSLDATPDRLTPSDAAAQN, from the coding sequence ATGAGCGTTGAAGAGGACACGGCCAACCACGGTCGGCTGCTGGGGACGGTGCGCGGTCCGCAGGACGTCAAGCGGATGTCCGGCGAGGAGCTGGACGTCCTCGCCGCCGAGATCCGGGACTTTCTGATCGCCAAGGTCTCCCGCACCGGCGGGCACGTCGGGCCCAACCTCGGTGTGGTCGAGCTGACGCTGGCCATGCACCGCGTCTTCGACTCCCCCCGCGACCGGCTCCTGTTCGACACCGGTCACCAGGCGTACGTACACAAGATCCTCACCGGGCGTCAGGCCGGCTTCGACAAGCTCCGCCAGCGCGGTGGCCTCTCCGGCTACCCCAGTCAGGCCGAGAGCGAGCACGACCTGATCGAGAACTCGCACGCCTCCACCGCGCTCTCGTACGCCGACGGCCTCGCCAAGGCGTACGCCCTGCGGGGTGAGGCGCGCAGCGTGGTGGCCGTGGTCGGCGACGGCGCGCTCACCGGCGGCATGTGCTGGGAGGCGTTGAACAACATCGCCACCGCCGGCAACTCGCTGGTCATCGTGGTCAACGACAACGGCCGGTCCTACTCGCCCACCATCGGCGGCCTCGCCGACCACCTCTCCTCGCTGCGGCTCAACCCCGGCTACGAGAAGGTCCTCGACACGGTCAAGGACGCCCTCGGCTCCACCCCGCTGGTCGGGAAGCCGATGTACGAGGTGCTGCACGCGGTCAAGAAGGGCATCAAGGACGCGGTCGCCCCGCAGGCCATGTTCGAGGACCTCGGCATCAAGTACGTCGGCCCGGTGGACGGGCACGACGTGGCGGCGGTCGAGTCGGCGCTGCGCGCGGCGAAGAACTTCGGCGGCCCGGTCATCGTGCACGCGGTCACCCGCAAGGGGTACGGCTACCGCCCGGCCGAGGAGGACGAGGCGGACTGCCTGCACGGCCCCGGCAGCGCCTTCGACGTGGAGACCGGCGCGCTGCTGGCCGCCCCCTCGGTGAAGTGGACGCACGTCTTCGCCGACGAGCTGCTGGCCGTCGCGGACGAGCGGCCGGACGTGGTGGGCATCACCGCCGCGATGGCCGAGCCGACCGGCATCGCCAAGCTCGCCCGCAAGTACCCCGAGCGGGTGTACGACGTGGGCATCGCCGAGCAGCACGCGGCCACCTCGGCGGCCGGGCTGGCGCTGGGTGGCCTGCACCCGGTGGTCGCGGTCTACGCCACCTTCCTCAACCGTGCCTTCGACCAGGTCCTGCTGGACGTGGCGATGCACAAGCTGCCGGTGACCTTCGTGCTGGACCGCGCGGGCATCACCGGCCCGGACGGCCCCAGCCACTACGGCATCTGGGACATGTCGGTCTTCGGGGTGGTGCCCGGGCTGCGGATCGCCGCCCCCCGGGACGCCGCCACGCTACGCGAGGAGCTGCGCGAGGCGGTGGCCGTCAACGACGGCCCGACCGTCGTGCGCTTCCCGACCGGAGCGGTCGCCGCGGACCTGCCGGCGCTGCGCCGGGTCGGCCCGGTCGACGTGCTGGCCGAGTCAGCCCGCACCGACGTGCTGCTGGTCGCCGTCGGCTCCTTCGGGCAGCTGGGCATGGAGGTGGCCGCACGGGTCGCCGAGCAGGGCTACGGCGTCACAGTGGTGGACCCACGGTGGGTCCGTCCGGTCCCGGCCGAGCTGGTCGAGCTTGCCGCCGGCCACCGACTCGTGGTCAGCGTCGAGGACGGCGTCCGGGTCGGTGGCGTGGGCGACGCGCTCGGCCAGGCGATGCGCGACGCCGATGTCCGGGTGCCGCTCAAGGACCTGGGCGTGCCGGCCGACTGGCACCCGCACGGCACCCGCGCCCAGATCCTCGCCGACCTGGGCCTGACCGCGCAGGACGTGGCCCGGAACGTCACCGGTTGGATCTCCAGCCTGGACGCCACCCCGGACCGCCTGACCCCCAGCGACGCGGCCGCGCAGAACTGA